One genomic region from Electrophorus electricus isolate fEleEle1 chromosome 23, fEleEle1.pri, whole genome shotgun sequence encodes:
- the ndufb11 gene encoding NADH dehydrogenase [ubiquinone] 1 beta subcomplex subunit 11, mitochondrial: MASGLSRVWSGLSRARLSAVRLARPVSQTSTSTSTSASSAARAATVAELQPHAKGGHDHDEVNPFEKNPDYHGFSEDPVVDEWNKRLAFFFGISMIVIAGTFIHYLPDHGMRQWARREAERLVTQREAQGLPVLDENYYDPGKIILPSSSEE, translated from the exons ATGGCCTCCGGCTTGAGTAGAGTTTGGTCCGGCTTGTCCCGGGCTCGCCTAAGCGCAGTCCGTTTGGCTCGTCCGGTGTCGCAGACTTCGACTTCGACTTCGACTTCGGCTTCCAGCGCCGCCCGAGCAGCGACCGTGGCAGAGTTACAACCGCACGCGAAGGGAGGTCACGATCACGACGAGGTCAATCCGTTCGAGAAG AACCCAGACTACCACGGCTTTTCCGAGGACCCCGTCGTGGATGAGTGGAACAAGAGGCTGGCCTTTTTCTTCGGGATCTCAATGATCGTCATCGCAGGGACGTTCATCCATTATTTACCGGACCACGG GATGAGGCAGTGGGCTCGGCGGGAAGCAGAGAGACTggtcacacagagagaggcacaggGTCTGCCTGTGCTCGACGAAAACTACTACGATCCTGGCAAGATTATTCTCCCCTCATCCTCGGAGGAGTAG
- the rhoaa gene encoding rho-related GTP-binding protein RhoA-A has translation MAAIRKKLVIVGDGACGKTCLLIVFSKDQFPEVYVPTVFENYVADIEVDGKQVELALWDTAGQEDYDRLRPLSYPDTDVILMCFSIDSPDSLENIPEKWTPEVKHFCPNVPIILVGNKKDLRNDEHTRRELAKMKQEPVKGEEGRDMANRINASGYLECSAKTKEGVREVFEMATRAALQAKKRSKKNTCVVL, from the exons ATGGCTGCGATTCGTAAGAAGCTTGTGATCGTTGGGGACGGAGCGTGTGGAAAGACGTGTCTGCTCATCGTCTTCAGTAAAGACCAGTTTCCAGAGGTCTACGTACCTACAGTATTCGAGAACTACGTTGCGGATATAGAGGTAGACGGTAAACAG GTGGAGCTGGCACTTTGGGACACGGCAGGCCAGGAGGATTATGACAGACTAAGGCCCCTGTCTTACCCAGACACTGATGTCATCCTCATGTGCTTTTCTATAGACAGCCCAGACAGCTTGG AGAACATCCCAGAGAAGTGGACACCTGAGGTGAAGCACTTCTGCCCCAATGTCCCCATCATCCTGGTGGGCAACAAAAAGGATCTTCGCAACGACGAGCACACCCGACGGGAGCTGGCCAAGATGAAGCAG GAACCTGTTAAAGGCGAGGAAGGGAGAGACATGGCCAATCGCATCAATGCCTCAGGTTACCTGGAGTGCTCTGCCAAAACTAAGGAGGGTGTGAGGGAAGTGTTTGAGATGGCCACCAGGGCGGCGCTGCAAGCCAAGAAGCGTAGCAAGAAGAACACCTGTGTTGTGCTCTAG
- the tpk2 gene encoding thiamin pyrophosphokinase 2 encodes MMASWSEKMLQLLLRMNNFHLPGSSLETCLRFEVAGEHVGWVTPGVACILARFPNVFCARGGAVALAADLDSCEKRSEAVGAALQELREHGCLTCLRGWRSEKYAVMARYCDSPLMHMERAATSVFGVKRYGVHINGYSRDGDGNLSMWIARRSNTKQTYPGKLDNLAAGGLAAGCSIKHTLVKECQEEACIPESLAEKARPVGTISYTYEDEEGVFPECQFVFDLELPTNFRPQIGDGEVQAFYFYPINKVKELLVCEEFKPNCAMVVLDFLIRHSVIEPDSEPYYQEFVAGLHRPL; translated from the exons ATGATGGCATCATGGTCTGAAAAAATGCTACAACTTTTGCTTCGAATGAACAACTTTCATTTACCAG GATCCAGTTTAGAAACATGTCTGCGGTTTGAGGTCGCAGGGGAGCACGTGGGATGGGTCACCCCCGGCGTAGCGTGCATCCTGGCCCGGTTCCCTAACGTCTTCTGCGCACGCGGCGGCGCCGTTGCGCTCGCGGCTGATCTGGACTCCTGCGAGAAGAGGTCGGAGGCAGTGGGCGCTGCGCTGCAGGAGCTGAGGGAGCATGGTTGTCTGACCTGTCTCAGGGGCTGGAGGAGCGAG AAATATGCAGTGATGGCAAGGTACTGCGATAGTCCCCTGATGCACATGGAGAGAGCAGCAACAA gtgtgtttggagttAAGCGCTATGGTGTCCACATTAACGGATACAGTCGGGATGGAGATGGAAATCTAAGCATGTGGATAGCACGACGTTCCAACACTAAGCAGACATATCCTGGAAAACTGGACAACCTG gcagctgGGGGTCTGGCGGCAGGCTGcagcattaaacacacactggtgaAGGAGTGTCAGGAAGAGGCCTGTATCCCTGAGTCTCTAGCTGAGAAAGCGCGACCTGTGGGAACCATCAG CTACACttatgaggatgaggagggtgtTTTCCCTGAgtgtcagtttgtgtttgacttGGAGCTGCCTACAAACTTCAGGCCTCAGATTGGCGACGGTGAGGTGCAGGCCTTCTACTTCTATCCCATCAACAAG GTGAAGGAGCTGCTCGTGTGTGAGGAGTTTAAACCCAACTGTGCCATGGTGGTGTTGGATTTTCTCATCAGACACTCTGTCATTGAGCCTGACTCAG AGCCCTACTACCAGGAGTTTGTTGCTGGCCTGCACAGACCCTTGTAA